The genome window acaacaaaaaaataataaagtgtgAGCTTACATAAATCTGTATGAGAGCATACATACGTGCGCTCTCACTTTGCTTGTTTTCTAATGTTACTGTATTTCCTGACCTGTACAGCGTCAGAGGTGAATCCTCCATTTAGCCAGACCCAGTGGCACGCAGGAATCACACTGATGCCAGCCACACAGCAGAAGATCATCATCCGTATTCGCCGCCAGTCATTGCTGAGGTAACGGGGGTGGACCTGAGCGCAGAAGACGGCCAGGATCAGGGACAGCACTGTCAGGAGGTAGACCTGTCGCCAGAACTGCAAGATGGGAACGGAACCGATTACATACAGTCTAACAGATCGGTTTCTTTATTAGTGTAATATCTAGAGGGAAAGAATATCTGATCTTATGGTGGAAATTCAGAATAAGATCATTTTTCCAACTTCACGTATGCGCATATCTTTGCCTAAACATGTTCAGACAGTACCCATGCATTGCCAATTCCTCTACAAAAGCCATATTATAAAAAGGTCGACAATCTCTGTGACACAAGTCATCATCTTGAGTGTTCACACTTACAGCATTACAGTAGAAAGCGTAGAAGATCCCAGGTACATAACAGCCCAGGATACCAACAGAGATGCCTGCGTAGTCCAACGCCAGCCAGCGACGGCAAGTCTTCTCGGATCGGTGGCACGAGAACAGGTGATACCCCACAGAACACAACATGCACACCTGGGAGGAAATCACACGGTGTCATTACAGACTGGATTATCACTTGAGATTATTTATGTTTAAAGACTTTTTTTAACGGATGTCATTGTTGGATTCATCGAGTAAATCTCTTTGCTATGTTTCACCTTTTATGATTATATGTCAACAAAATCCTTCTGGGACTGTAATACATAAACTTATCTcatgaaataatgatttgtaagGACAATCTAGATACAAAACATGCACTTCTAGGGACAAGAGAAAGGGGTTTTAGGAGGAGGATGGGAGGGTAACATACACTACACTATAAACTTAATGTAAATGTGAATCACACtaatttttattgcattaacaTGAAGTTCCCAATCCCATTATCAGCTGCTACATAACCTGCAACACAAACTGTACACAGCAAAAGGGACTCTGAATTACACCACTATTCCTACTGAAGCTCTTTATAATACAGCACACTGTGCCCCACCTCTAGTTAACAGTTACACCTACACATAGCTTACACACCTTGGTGGGAAGAGGTGAACTGATTGCGCCCTGTGGCAAGAAAGGTGAACCTACATAAATAAGTCTGTTAAGCCATACAAATATACTGTAACACAGGACACTGCGTACATTACTAATCATATACACAGCTCATAATATACTCATTCTTAAGAACAGCTGCAAAAAACAGGAAAGGCCAACAGTAAATACTGTTCGTAAAATTACAGACATACACCTGCAGATTATGCACATTGCTGGGAGGAAACCTTATTTTCTTAAGCCTGGAGCATGCTGCATGGCTGTCAAAATGGCAAAAGGCATTGCTCTTGTTGAACAGCATCTTtgcattcagttttattttgaagcaacAATGTGTGGATGATAGTACAACACTTTCTCAGATAGCACAAGGAGATGAAAATTGCAGCTTTTGTCACTCTGCAGTGCACACAGCCAAATAAGTTTTACCTGGAAGCAGAACAGCCCTATAGCGTAGATGACATAGTCCTCTCTGTTTGCTCCAGAGGCTGGCAACACTGAGGAGAGGTCGTTGACTGccagagagaagaagagcagGAAACCCAGAAGGTGGCTCCAGATATTCACCGTCTCATTGGACAGAATGAAAATACTGCAagagaaaaaaggaacaaagaCACGCATATGTCAAAAGGGCCAGTCTGTATGCAAATTAACACACACCAGTATAAGCTATAAAGTCATTAACAACACAAGACAGAAGTTCTTTCAACAGAGTAGCAAAATTAATACTCAATTGGACATCACTGGTATGTAAAAGTACACATTTCCAACATGACTCCCACCTCCTCAGGCAGAGCTTGGAGGGCAGGTGAGCCCTGTAGCCGTCTGTAATGTAGGGGTTTTCTTTGAGGAAGAGGGGGATTTGTTCATAGGTGTACAGCCTTATCCTCTGGGGTATCAGCACCGGCCAGTGCTGGTAGCTGCCCAGCTCGATGTAGTGGGCAGTCTTCAGCAGCTTCTGGGGCATCTTCAGTAGCATCTTGTCCTCTGCTCCTCTGGTACAGTGCGAAGCTGGGGATGTTAAAGCTGAGtttggaggagagaagaaaagagaaaccACCACAAGCTCTccatttagttcattttaatttaattcatattgttaaataaatagtttatcAAGTGACGAGATAAAGATTCAAGAGCAGACACAACAGCCAGTGATGATTTACCCCGTTTAAAAGGTGTATTAATCACGTGTTTACATGTAAGCTTGCTAAATCTAACGTTGGTATTCTCCACCCAAAAGGATTTGTTTACCTGTCCCAGATCCGCATTATGGGTCACTGATTCTActtatattgtattttgttcCCAAGTGCTGCTGTGCCAATTTGAATTTCCCCTGCGGAGAaacatcttatcttatcttatgttGACTCTTCAACGCAGACTCTATCACCTCTTTCCCTTTGAGATAACTTACAGCTTTTACAATAGCGAAACATCGTCAACCTGTCAGACCCTTTTGTTATTGTCCAGCCATGTTAGCAGGCTAAACCCCGGCTAGTTTGCGTTAACGTTAACCTTTACAGGCACTATTTTAGCCAGCTAAACTGATAGAAATCAGGGCTAAAAAGCTCACCATTAGTCGCAGTCTGACTGTCGATGTCCCCGTTCAAGCAACTCAGCCATGTCCGAATGGCTATAAAGCTGGCATCGCGttaaaaagaaatcacattttagtataaaaaacaaacaaagcaaaagcaAGCCTATCTTCTTCTTTCTTATGTTGACAGTAAACGACGAAACGGTGCGTTACTGCCACCAACTGGTACAATTGGAGGACTGCACCTGCAGCCATTTATTCCACTTAGAAACAACGCAATCTCTTGTTTCCTGCAAAATATCTCTTAAACcctattttaaattaatttctcaaAGGCTTAGAATTCAGCATCCCCTCTCATTTTAAGCATTACATATTCTAAAGAAGGTTCATGGTTTATTGTAGTAGTTTGATCAGTTCACAGTATAGCTCCACCAAAGCTAACATGAAAATCACGCCCTTGCTTATGGCAACAGTTTATTATATgctttatataattataaagcAAAGTGATTACTGACAGTGTAAGTGCCTTTCATTTAATAAGCTGGACTTGTGGTCACACCCTAAACAATTTCGTCTGTTTTGGCTTTGATTGACTGTGGTCACGCACTGTTCAAACTTCATCAGCTGTGGTATGAAGAAACactgtctctgttttgtttttcaactgaGGCCCAAGCAGAGCATTTGGTGATACTTCCTTTCTGCGatcagtcctttttacctggaAGTAACAAACCAGTCCATTTTTGTGGCACACAGGTATCCATCCACCTGCATTTCcaattttaagtttattttcctttaatttccACTTTAAGTAGCtttgagaagaagaagaagaagaagaagaagaagaagaagacatacgTAAATAATCCGTATGTAAgggaaattacatttttttcactctgtagttattatatatacacacacacacacacatgcacaaacaggacccataCACATGCATTACTGTATGGAAAGATGTCAGAGCAAGTAGTTGGCGCCACAAGCAGGTCTTGCCCAAGGTagttaggggttcagggccttgctcaaggcCATTTACCGACACAATGACTTTGGAGTGTTATTATTTGAGTTGTACGCTGTCATGAATTCATCCTCCTTAATGTTGTTCCACAACAAATCTCATTCAAAATCCTTCTCCTCTCTCACAAAGCCCTCCATAACCAGGGCCCCTAACTAACTGACCCGCTCCTCCGACACACTCCCTCCCATAAGCTCCACTCTTCTGACGCCAACCTCCTGTCTCTGCCTCTCAGGACCAAGCATCAGACCTGGGGCGACAGAGCTTTTCCATAGCTGCCCCATCCTTCTGGAACTCTCTGCCCAAACACATCTGAGACTGTCTGACCCGTCCACGTTAAAATCACTAATCAAAACCCATCTTTTCAGGTCCGCTTTTAATATATGATTGACAGATGTGTATTGTATATGTAGGCCTATTATGCCTTTTAATGACCCTTTTAACTTATATATTTTAACCAATGTACAGTGTCTATGAGTAGGATAAAAaaatgctctataaataaaacatattattaAATTACTTGAAAGTCACATGCTTGAATTGTATCcctgcaaacacaaagaaatatgTAATTACAGCACTTCACCATAAAGGAACTCCTGGAATGTGTCAAACATCTTAGATTGATGATATTCGTGTAAACATGGACATGGACAAGAGACTTGCTGAGAAGAATCAAAAAGGCAAGTCTCTCAAGAGACAAAGGAGTAGGTTTACATTCAGCTTTTGGGAAGTCACATTTTGGATCAGACTCATGCAAGGCAGTAAATCACTCTGACACACCAAGGGCGTTCATTTTTGTCTGTTCAATACTTTCCATCTGCAATAGATTTACAGGAACATGATGCACTTGTTTgtcctgaaaagaaaagaaagacatcaGGCATCCAGTACACAGAAGGTGTGAGGAGTGATTTATGAGTGAATGAGAAATGTTTTGTAAGAAACACCGCTGAGTTGATCACTGACTGAAAGGCGCAATTTTATTAAATCTTGAAATATCGCACCctaataaaaacacttttcaaatAACAAGGAGATTGTTTGATAGGAAGAAAATGCTGCCTTCCAAATGAAGTCCAgtcaaatattttctttattacttttattaagtCAACTGAACCAACAGTCTGTCATTCTCTGTATATTTGTAATCTCGGGCAGTCGCTATTTATGCCAGTTTGTCTGCCAACTAAGAATCACTGCCAACTAAAAGTCAAGTTTGAAATGGGCATCTACAACACAGGAAGATAAATGACTTGCCttcaaaacaacacagcatAAATGAGTCAGATATAGCATAGGAATGAAATTTCACTATTTTTTCACACATTATTTCgattattttgttgtatttataacATACATTACATGGTATGACTTTATTATAAGCATAATATGAAGTCATATTTACACTATACTGATGTACTTTATACTGTTTCTTTGTACTCATatacaaacatttttacacacacacacacacgtatgtatatttatatttaattttatgaaCGGCTGTCCCCAGTgataagaaaaacagaaaaacactaaaaggttttaaaatagCTAAATATATGCATACCTACATATTAGGCTACATTTACAGCACAGTACATGAATGTGCAGTGTCAgtgaatttttttctttttttaatatggGCTAGTATTTGATCCCTACTTTAATCTGAAGAATCGTGAGGGAAGTCGTGTTCTGTTGTTAATGCCGGGGAGTGTGACAGTAgtgtgcagcagcagctgcgTGCCCAGCCCAGTTTATTACACTGTGATCTTGCCGTCAGCGAACACTCTCAACCTATTGCACTTCCACTCTGCAGTGACTCAACATGTGAACCATCAGGATGAAGTTGTGAAGTTGGAAGGACTCATGCTGTAGCTAGCTGCATCAGCTGATTTGTTTGGGTggtttttttcaaaacaaactcaCTGTTGATATGAAACGCATGGATTATGGATCGAATATGGATATTCTGCAAAATCCTATTTTTTCTAAGTGTCATTGTGAATTCATCGTCGCATGACGGCGACGACGCTTCTTGTGATGGAGCGTtcgatatttattttgtattagaCAGGTGAGAGAATGTGTCGCTTTTATCTGTCTGCGTGCTTGTGTTTGCGTAAGGGAGCCAGCAGGGAACAGACCAGTATATTCATTTAATATTTGCTTCCTAAGTGCAGAGACACTTGACTCAGTCCTCTCCATGTATGGCTGTGTTTAGCTTTCCTTGTCCCCTTGTTCCTTGGCTGCTTCACTGCAGATTTGACTGAGTTTATTTTAATCGTTTTCTGTACTGACCATCAGTGTTGGGGTGTATAGCCTACATGAAAAAGTTCACTTTTATAGCCCCCGGAGTTCCTCTCAGTGTATTAGGTAGTTGTTAAGAATGAAGTGCTCAATAGACTTTCcaacaacaacagaataaaGAAACCATCATCCTGGTATTTTTATGcatggaaaacatttttctgtctgGATGGATCTGAACAATAGAGGTGCACGGAAAGTTTAGAAAACTTGATAAAATGTGAGATTTctacataaaacaaaatttttaaaaaggtatttctaccatttgcatttgtttttctgttttcatttaatttattttgaattgcaATTATTCTATTTAGTGAGCTTACAACAGTCGTTGCAGCATCAAAACATAATGTGtatacagaaaatataagatATACAAATTAAGTTTGgtttaattgattaatggacATCCCCCTGTTTTTACACCACTGTTGTCACCTGAGTTGGACATTTTTGGTGTTAAATCTTGTGTTGggatatatttaatatttcacatttgggtATATCTGATATACAGTATCACCCTGGTGCTGCCTGTTTCCGCAGGTCAGGCAGTGTGATGGGACACTGGGATGAGATCTTTGGATTTGTGGAGCAGCTCACCAACAGGTTTGTCAGGTAAGTAAAGTGGCtgtgctttttaaatgttgtgatGGTCATCCCTTCATTCTCTCTCCTGCCTCCTACTCCTCTCATGTCCTCCTCAGATTTTACGGTATTTAAATCGCCTCAGAAAATATGGAATAATACAAAACTTTATATACCACAGTTCCAAACAAAGTGAAAATGGTCTTTACAGACAACcagacagataaaataaaattaaaattgaacTTGAGTCATGTAGCAGAAATTAAACCAAtgaaaaaagattatttaaagGGCCAGGAGTCTTTATATGTCTTTAAATTATAGTAGAAACATTATAAGTGAGTAGAAAAGTAGGGCATGTCTATTTTGGGTAGCAGACATCATACAAGGCCAACTGCTCCGAAACCCCTCTGGGTAATGGTGCAGAGGGTGTGTGATATCTTTAGGTTTAATAGCTGGTTGCTAAATATGAGAGCAAAACATCCAGCAGATGTTGAAAGTGGTGCAGACCACAACAGACAGTCCTGTCCCTATTCATGGCTGAAGGGTAGAGAAAGGAAGTAACATCGACAGGGGTTGTCTTTTGAGATGTTGTCTAGTGATTTGGATTCAGTAAAAGAAGATATTTcgtgaaataaaatgaaattctGCTTGATTGATAATTTCATGGTGTGTTCACTTATGTCATGTTCCACAGTATTATGCGGCATGGTATTATTTGCTTTGTCATGTTATGTAGTGTcatgtaaagtaaagtaatgcTGTATTTTGGCATTGCATTACAACGCGCTTCATCATATCACGTTAAATTTTATCTTTATGTCAGTGCCATATAATGTCATGTCATGCTCTGTTGCAGTGTTGCATGTATAAAGCATATCATATGTCACATGCATTATTGTGGCTCGCTACGGTTCTTCATGTcatataatattattactgtgGATTAGATTCAAATTCATTGTCATTGCACTCAGCACATTCAGCATTTAACCAGACAGTGCAAACAGTAACAAAAGGGCATATAGAGATATAGAAAGATACCCTAACTAAACCTAGGGAGAAGGGTCTTGTGTTGTACTTTATCTTGGCATACCTTCccaaaaagtaatgtaatcatgTAATGTCAAGTTATGTCATCTTCTGTTTCAgtacattatacagtataccaTGTATTATCACATTATTTCATGGAATCCTATTGGCATTGATGTTTTAATCTCCTTTCTGTCATTCATATGTAATAGCACTTACGGGAATCCTTTTTGTTGACTTAAGTTCCAAAACCACTTACAATTATTGGCCTTAAAAGCACCTAGTTTCTGATGTTGTTTGCTTGTGTAGATTCACAtaatgtgtgtgcgtatgtgtgtgtgtttcagtcccAGGATGAGGGTTTCCTACATTGTCTTTTCAGCCAAAGCTGTCGTAATACTGCCACTAACTGGAGACAGGTACGGTCCgcagtttttaaaatgtccctctcttctctttctttccttctctacCTCACTCCCTAACCCATTCCTCCTCTCTGAAAATCTAACACCATAACGCTGATAACCAGATCACACCAGTCTTTATTTGCACTgcgttttctgtgttttgtggtcTGGCTCCACAGGGGTATGATAGATGAGGGTTTGAGGAAGCTGAGCCAAATCAAACCTGCTGGTGAAACGTACATGCACGAAGGCATGAAAGCGGTAAGTACGCTCATTTAAAGGCCTCATCAAACATTGTGGTCTTTGACACTTTGTTGTTTCCAACAGAAACTGCCACTTAAAGGGGAAATTTAACACAATCAACTGGCTGAATTTGCTTAGATTTTAGAACAAGGGTTGTAAAATCTCTAAAAcgacaaaaaaaacagctgttggTTATGTGCCATGTTGGTTCTGTCATACTGTGCAGTGGTATCCAGCAGTTCCAGATCTGGcaacagaaaatatttcagCAAGCTCTCTCTTCAGGTGTCAGAGCAGATGAAGGCACAAACTTCGCCGTCAtccagcatcatcatcatcctgaCTGATGGCAAGCTGGAGGTCTACCCCTTTGAACTGAGTCTGCAGGAGGTATCGAACACCAACCCACACCCAcagccccacacacacactttacagaAGATCATTCTAATAACAATGCTATGGTAGGTAGGATGAAGAGTGAAAACGATACTGTGTGGAAATAATGTTAAAGTTCATAATGAGCATCCCATCCCTGAACACCAAGAGTTCCATTGTTTTATGACTCTTTCCAAGCAGCCATCGGTTTGCATTGAGgagacacactgacacatgcacacactccaaTCGCTCTGCTGTGTTGTTGAATTACAACACTCTAACAACAGTTTCAAGGGTCTGCGTGTTGATTTTTGTATCATGTTGCATGAACTGAGACAGTTGTTGCTTGGAGGAAACATTTATCACTCTAAAACCTTAGAGTATGTATGTCTGGAAAGTGGTaagttttaaaaatgaatatacAAGACTGAAGATAAAAACAGTCATATGATCTTTTATCAATTATTTCTTTTCTGATAACATAAACATAGATTTACTGTGTTTCAGTAGAAGCTGAACTGAGGACTTCACTCTTTGTGTTGTGCTTTCCAGGCTGACAAAGCCAGAGGGTTTGGAGCCAGAGTGTACTGTGTTGGTGTCATGGACTTTGACCACAAACAGGTAGGAGGATTTTTGTATCCCCTCTCTCTTTACTTTGACTTGTTGGCCTGTGGGAAAGAACACTTCTCTCTGTTACGTTACTGATACTGTTGGTTGCTTAAACACTGaggttttatttgtctttctgtgtgtgtgtgtgtgtgtgtgtgtgtgtgtgtcagcatgtGTTGTGGTCAGAGCTTCAATAGGCTGCTGTTTTTGGCCCACATTTATTAACACACCATGACCTCATGGCTTAGTCTTTGTGAGTTCAACTGGAACCTCCTAAGGACAGAAGAGCAGGCAGCCGGCAGGGGTTTCTAGTTTATGGTTTGTGCTGAATTTAGTTTATGTAAAAACATGGAATGCATTTTGTAAGGTAGCATGTTTTCAGAGACTTTGTTGTCTTCTTGTACAGGTATTGGGTTTTCAAAGGGACCATTGTGTTTGGGATGAACTCTGTAAGGATGAAACCTAATGTGTCCTTATGTCTTCTGCTGACTGTGTTAACTGTAACGCATataaaggggaaaaaatgcatTATCCCATAAAACACCAACATGATTAAGAGCCATTGGTCTGCAGTGTTTGTAGTAATGCTGTGATATGTGATATTTTCTACAGTCAACATCAGGTTATAAGTTATCTTTAATAAAATCTACAGTGCAACggaaaaactgtaattataTTTGTTGAGAGAAGATACTCAcaatattgaatttaaaatagCATTCTATACAGCCCCCGCCCCGAATCATTCCTGCATTATGTGTTGGTGTTGCAGCAGCTTTTATCACATTATGGTGACAGTATTGACCTGCATAATAAGTATTAATAAGCATATAGGAATGGCTTCAAAATTGCATAAAGCCTGACTAGGAAAGTCTACAGTAGTCAACCAGAGCAAGCATTCTTCTGCCCGGTTACTGAGCTAGTATACTTTGCAGTCTGAGGAGGAAATAATTACATCACTCTCTAATTAGATAATGCCAGACAAGCTTCCTGTCCTGTTATCATTTAAGCAGCAGATGAAAGCTTCAGCCAGCTGCCCAGAGCTTTCATCTCCTAGAAACCGACTTTCCCTCCCTAATCACTGCCAAGGCACTTAAcaaaaatgagcagaatacctcCCAGAGAGGCGGCAAGAAACgaacactgaaaaaaatttGTAAAGATTAAAGGTGCACAAACTGTAGttcttttcatttctgtcaCAGCTTGCTGAAATAGCAGACGGCACAGAACAAGTCTTCCCAGTGCTGTCCGGGTTTCATGCCCTTAAAGACATCGTCAACTCGGTGAGGTCACGCCACTTGTAACAATTCACAAACACGTTCATTGGCGCACCGTGCGACAGTGGTATCATGCTGTGCCAGAACCATACAACCTGAGCTGTTACCGTTATCTGTATCTCCACACAGATCCTGAAGCAGACATGCGCAGATGTATTCACAATAGAGCCGTCGAGTGTTTGCGTGAATGGTAAGTTAGTGGGGAAGAGTTTGTTGCATATGTAATGTTTTGAATATAATAATGCATCAAAAAACATGTgtaaataaatgatgtaaaacgCATTTTTAACCACACTAGCAACGTGTCTCTAGTGATACGTTGGTTCATCCACCACTTTAATTcggactgaaatatcttaacaaaaATTGgttggattgccatgaaatgttgtacatacattcatggtccccagaggatgaattgtaataacatTCCCATTACTTTGCATCTATATCTCTGGTaaacatacctgctaaacatgtcagcattgtcattgtgagctgTGCCtaagctgctagcatggctgtagactcttagtttGGTTGACTTTAATTTGCTCATTCGCCATATTTGTTATTTAATGATTGTTGTATCTGTTTGCAGTCTAAGTACATTGTCACAGTTGTGTAATGTTTCTGATGTTTCCCAGAGTCTTTCAATGTGGTGCTGAGGGGCAGTGGCTTTAGCGGATCCAAGAGGACAGAAAACATTCTCTGCTCCCTCACTGTCAATCAAAAGACATACGGTGAGTAAATGTGCACTCACTCAACTGATATGCTACACTTTACTATAATAGATTATGAATGCTAATGATGCACCTATGTGGAATGAGGCGTTGTTACATGTTTACTTATGCACTTTGGGATAACATCAGCTATGAAGTGAAATGTGATACAGTGAGCTGATCTCTGTGCTGCAGTGGAAAGTCAGAATTATGACGTACAGAAACAAACAGTGGCTGCTTTTTATTGAATTCATCCAGTGAACAGAGGAGACATTATGAGACAGAGCaaaaggagggaggagatgTTCCTCTGTCTCATTAGTCTATTAAAAGATCAATGGGGGGGAAGGGCAGTGTCAGTGAGAGGACATGAAGGGGTAATACATAACTGTCTTTGGTTTCTTCTAACCAGTTTGTTTCTAGATGTTCTGCTGGAAtatctttcattctttcttttttgctaTCACTCTGTTGCTTTCAGTTCATTTGCAACCCTGGCTGTGATGTTTATAATGTAGGGAGTGTGAGCTTTCACAGAACACATCTCGTGGACAGTAACATGAGAGAAAgtcaacagtttggccttcttgGACTGTAataacataccaacaagtgcccAAGCCCAAGAATAGGAGCACCTGA of Micropterus dolomieu isolate WLL.071019.BEF.003 ecotype Adirondacks linkage group LG13, ASM2129224v1, whole genome shotgun sequence contains these proteins:
- the LOC123981302 gene encoding progestin and adipoQ receptor family member 3-like, translating into MLLKMPQKLLKTAHYIELGSYQHWPVLIPQRIRLYTYEQIPLFLKENPYITDGYRAHLPSKLCLRSIFILSNETVNIWSHLLGFLLFFSLAVNDLSSVLPASGANREDYVIYAIGLFCFQVCMLCSVGYHLFSCHRSEKTCRRWLALDYAGISVGILGCYVPGIFYAFYCNAFWRQVYLLTVLSLILAVFCAQVHPRYLSNDWRRIRMMIFCCVAGISVIPACHWVWLNGGFTSDAVQLFLPRVIVMYLIAGFAFLFYVTKIPERYFPGQLNYLGASHQVWHILVVVMFYWWHQTAVHIMRFRHSQACPTRTSSS
- the antxr2b gene encoding ANTXR cell adhesion molecule 2b isoform X2 codes for the protein MDRIWIFCKILFFLSVIVNSSSHDGDDASCDGAFDIYFVLDRSGSVMGHWDEIFGFVEQLTNSPRMRVSYIVFSAKAVVILPLTGDRGMIDEGLRKLSQIKPAGETYMHEGMKAVSEQMKAQTSPSSSIIIILTDGKLEVYPFELSLQEADKARGFGARVYCVGVMDFDHKQLAEIADGTEQVFPVLSGFHALKDIVNSILKQTCADVFTIEPSSVCVNESFNVVLRGSGFSGSKRTENILCSLTVNQKTYDQKPTVVKDGYLLCPAPALHEVGQSIEVLVSLNNGQSYISSPITIYATTCSDGTWVLWLLLALLLLLALVLLWWFWPLCCTVVIRDPPPSRPPPPPPVIEPEEDLLPKHRWPTVDASYYGGRGPGGIKRMEVRWGEKGSTEEGSRLEKAKNAVITMPEEVEEPIIPRPPPRPPPVYNPQQSKWYTPIKGRFDALLALLRRQYNRVAIMRPTSQDKGRCINFTRVQSH
- the antxr2b gene encoding ANTXR cell adhesion molecule 2b isoform X1, translated to MDRIWIFCKILFFLSVIVNSSSHDGDDASCDGAFDIYFVLDRSGSVMGHWDEIFGFVEQLTNRFVSPRMRVSYIVFSAKAVVILPLTGDRGMIDEGLRKLSQIKPAGETYMHEGMKAVSEQMKAQTSPSSSIIIILTDGKLEVYPFELSLQEADKARGFGARVYCVGVMDFDHKQLAEIADGTEQVFPVLSGFHALKDIVNSILKQTCADVFTIEPSSVCVNESFNVVLRGSGFSGSKRTENILCSLTVNQKTYDQKPTVVKDGYLLCPAPALHEVGQSIEVLVSLNNGQSYISSPITIYATTCSDGTWVLWLLLALLLLLALVLLWWFWPLCCTVVIRDPPPSRPPPPPPVIEPEEDLLPKHRWPTVDASYYGGRGPGGIKRMEVRWGEKGSTEEGSRLEKAKNAVITMPEEVEEPIIPRPPPRPPPVYNPQQSKWYTPIKGRFDALLALLRRQYNRVAIMRPTSQDKGRCINFTRVQSH